One Luteibacter sp. 9135 DNA segment encodes these proteins:
- the imuA gene encoding translesion DNA synthesis-associated protein ImuA encodes MNAIAAPTLAQVLDHPGIWRRSADRQPRTRALSTGWTSLDAKLPGGGWPQGALSEILFEHDGLGELDLVMPALAALTQEHRRVIFVAPPYLPYAPALAAAGVDLRFLHEIHAGTTEAAWSMEQCLRSGCCGAVVGWLPDIDYRSLRRLQLAAESGDACAMIFRPAAHAAQNSPAALRLKVSNSDEATYVDVLKSRGLLTTTAPLLRMRA; translated from the coding sequence ATGAATGCCATCGCTGCCCCGACCCTCGCCCAGGTGCTCGACCATCCCGGTATCTGGCGCCGTTCCGCCGATCGTCAGCCGCGCACGCGCGCGCTTTCCACGGGCTGGACGTCCCTGGACGCAAAGTTGCCTGGCGGGGGATGGCCGCAGGGTGCGCTCAGTGAAATCCTGTTCGAACACGATGGCCTGGGCGAACTGGATCTTGTGATGCCCGCGCTGGCCGCGCTCACGCAGGAACACCGCCGCGTGATCTTCGTCGCTCCTCCTTATCTGCCTTATGCGCCAGCGCTCGCGGCCGCCGGGGTCGATCTGCGCTTCCTGCATGAAATCCATGCCGGCACGACCGAGGCGGCCTGGAGCATGGAGCAATGCCTGCGCTCCGGCTGCTGCGGCGCCGTGGTCGGCTGGCTGCCGGATATCGACTATCGCAGCCTTCGTCGCCTGCAGCTGGCCGCGGAAAGTGGCGACGCCTGCGCCATGATCTTCCGTCCCGCCGCGCATGCCGCGCAGAACAGCCCTGCGGCACTCCGTCTCAAGGTCAGCAACAGCGACGAGGCCACCTATGTGGATGTCCTCAAGTCGCGCGGACTGCTGACCACCACCGCTCCGCTGCTGCGCATGCGGGCCTGA
- a CDS encoding HAD family hydrolase has protein sequence MHNKRDVVIFDFGGVLIDWNPRYLYRKLFGDDVEGMETFLAEVTTPEWNLQQDAGRSWDEAVRVLTSEHPTKAELIAAYQHRWEETLGGAIDDSLHILRELKEAGHPLYGLTNWSHETFPFARERFDFLRLFDGIVVSGEEGTIKPDPKLYRTLLERYDIDPARAVFIDDNKANVDAAEALGIHGIHFHTPRQLRDELIALGFLAA, from the coding sequence ATGCATAACAAACGCGATGTCGTGATCTTCGATTTCGGTGGCGTGCTGATCGACTGGAATCCCCGCTATCTCTACCGCAAGCTGTTCGGTGACGATGTCGAGGGCATGGAGACGTTCCTCGCCGAGGTGACCACACCGGAATGGAACCTGCAGCAGGATGCGGGCCGTTCGTGGGACGAGGCCGTCCGCGTGCTCACGTCGGAACATCCGACCAAGGCCGAACTGATCGCCGCCTACCAGCATCGCTGGGAAGAAACCCTGGGGGGCGCGATCGACGACAGCCTGCACATCCTCAGGGAACTGAAGGAGGCCGGCCATCCGTTGTACGGACTGACCAACTGGTCGCATGAAACCTTCCCCTTCGCACGGGAACGCTTCGATTTCCTCCGCCTGTTCGACGGCATCGTGGTCTCGGGGGAAGAGGGCACGATCAAGCCGGACCCGAAGCTGTACCGGACACTCCTCGAACGCTACGACATCGACCCGGCGCGCGCCGTGTTCATCGACGACAACAAGGCTAATGTCGACGCCGCCGAGGCATTGGGTATCCACGGCATCCATTTCCACACGCCAAGGCAACTGCGTGACGAACTGATTGCCCTGGGTTTCCTTGCGGCATGA
- a CDS encoding Y-family DNA polymerase, whose amino-acid sequence MLWACLRFPGLAFSAAFAATSEAGPSALLDTRSRQRLIAAANTEAATAGVRRGQSLAAARALCPALDVRPRDRAAESRLLAELAAWCYQFSGHVSLVPPAAILLELGASLRLFDGWPVIAERLRHGLGEQGHVHTMAATPFPAASWVFAAHADGMVLPEPQGVVRMLGALSLGQAGLPAATVKSLQAMGFRRLGDIFRLPRPELTRRIGRDGVNWLDRLRGQAAAPLPAWQPPANFRQKIEFDSELDGSQPLLFPLRRLTRSLANLLAARDGGVQRFTLTLEHARGATTRVVVAMAAPQREAERLFQLARTRLERTALPAPARAIELDAEELPVFRPPVRDLFEPIRGDGLDWPTLDERLRARLGDAALRQIAMVADHRPERAMRYGPPDTTVALPRRRRPLWLLPRPLPMRPEPVAVLAGPERIESGWWDGDDTRRDYYIVRTPSGQQAWAYLPPGTLDGWMLHGWFA is encoded by the coding sequence ATGCTTTGGGCCTGCCTCCGTTTTCCCGGCCTGGCGTTCTCCGCCGCCTTCGCCGCGACCTCGGAGGCAGGCCCCTCTGCCTTGCTCGACACCCGGTCACGCCAGCGCCTGATCGCCGCCGCCAATACGGAAGCGGCCACCGCCGGTGTTCGTCGGGGACAGAGCCTCGCCGCGGCGCGCGCCCTTTGCCCCGCACTGGATGTACGCCCACGCGATCGTGCCGCCGAGTCCCGCCTGCTCGCGGAACTCGCCGCCTGGTGCTACCAGTTCAGCGGACACGTCAGCCTGGTACCCCCTGCAGCCATCCTCCTCGAACTCGGCGCCAGCCTGAGGCTGTTCGACGGCTGGCCGGTGATCGCCGAACGCCTCCGTCATGGCCTGGGCGAACAGGGCCATGTCCACACCATGGCGGCAACGCCCTTCCCTGCTGCCTCGTGGGTGTTCGCGGCGCACGCTGATGGCATGGTGCTGCCCGAACCGCAAGGCGTCGTCCGCATGTTGGGCGCCTTGTCGCTGGGACAGGCCGGCCTGCCTGCCGCGACGGTGAAATCGCTCCAGGCCATGGGGTTTCGCCGGCTCGGCGACATTTTCCGGCTGCCGCGCCCGGAGCTCACCCGTCGCATCGGCCGCGATGGCGTGAACTGGCTGGATCGTCTCCGTGGTCAGGCCGCCGCACCGCTGCCCGCGTGGCAGCCACCGGCAAATTTCCGACAGAAGATCGAGTTCGACAGCGAACTGGACGGCAGCCAGCCACTGCTGTTTCCCTTGCGCCGGCTGACCCGCTCGCTCGCCAACCTGCTCGCCGCACGCGACGGTGGCGTGCAGCGTTTCACCCTGACGCTCGAGCATGCCCGCGGCGCCACCACGCGCGTGGTCGTGGCGATGGCCGCACCCCAGCGCGAGGCGGAACGCCTGTTCCAACTGGCCCGCACCCGGCTCGAACGCACTGCGCTGCCCGCACCGGCGCGCGCCATCGAACTCGATGCCGAGGAACTCCCGGTCTTCCGGCCACCGGTGCGCGACCTTTTCGAGCCCATCCGCGGCGACGGACTGGACTGGCCCACGCTCGACGAACGGCTGCGCGCCCGCCTGGGCGATGCGGCACTCCGGCAGATCGCCATGGTGGCCGACCATCGACCGGAGCGCGCCATGCGCTACGGCCCGCCAGATACCACGGTGGCCCTGCCACGCCGCCGACGCCCGTTATGGCTGTTGCCACGTCCACTACCGATGCGTCCCGAGCCCGTTGCCGTGCTGGCCGGGCCGGAGCGTATCGAAAGCGGTTGGTGGGACGGCGACGACACGCGTCGCGATTACTACATCGTGCGCACGCCATCCGGGCAGCAGGCCTGGGCCTACCTGCCGCCGGGCACCCTCGACGGCTGGATGCTGCACGGCTGGTTCGCCTAG
- the lexA gene encoding transcriptional repressor LexA, which yields MSTPTLTERQQKTLAFLQEYLQTQGLPPTLREIADALGFPSHSSAQACVESLVRKGVLERSPQHRGLRLSAGNAPLMRAAAANDLPLIGRVAAGSPILAEENIEAQLEVDPALFRPRADYLLRVVGLSMRDAGILDGDLLAVHKTATATDGQIVVARLDDEVTVKRLRHERGRLLLLPENPDFQPIEVDPRRHAFAIEGRYVGIIRRT from the coding sequence ATGTCGACACCTACCCTCACCGAGCGCCAGCAAAAGACCCTCGCCTTCCTGCAGGAATACCTGCAGACGCAGGGCCTGCCGCCCACATTGCGCGAGATCGCCGATGCCCTGGGCTTCCCCAGCCATAGCTCGGCGCAGGCCTGTGTGGAATCGCTGGTCCGCAAGGGTGTCCTCGAGCGCTCCCCCCAGCACCGGGGCCTGCGCCTGTCGGCGGGTAACGCGCCCCTCATGCGGGCCGCCGCGGCCAACGATCTTCCGCTGATCGGCCGCGTGGCCGCAGGCTCGCCGATCCTGGCGGAAGAAAACATCGAAGCACAGCTCGAGGTGGACCCTGCCCTGTTCCGGCCACGCGCGGACTACCTGCTGCGCGTCGTCGGCCTGAGCATGCGCGATGCCGGCATCCTCGATGGCGACCTGCTGGCCGTGCACAAGACGGCCACCGCCACCGACGGGCAGATCGTGGTGGCCCGGCTCGACGACGAAGTCACCGTCAAGCGCCTCCGGCACGAACGCGGCCGCCTCCTTCTTCTGCCTGAAAACCCCGACTTCCAGCCCATCGAAGTCGATCCCCGTCGCCACGCGTTCGCCATCGAAGGGCGTTACGTCGGCATCATCCGCAGGACCTGA
- a CDS encoding MFS transporter: MNPVRATRLIFLLSGIGMASWAPMVPYAKERLGLDDATLGLVLLCMGCGATAAMPLAGFFTHRFGHRDVIGVSGLLVCLALPLLTLAPNAWGLGAALLFFGASLGVVDVAMNAHAVDVEKQQGRPMMSGFHGLFSVGGLAGSAGMAALLRFGSPLTGSAIAVSVLLLLIVGTQWRHFLVRHDDGSGEARARFRMPGGAVFLLGFLCMVVFLAEGAMLDWSAVFLRFSRGFDPATAGLGYAAFSVAMAVGRLLGDRITASLGATTIVRVGSLVAAAGFFLATLLPWGPMALLGFVLVGIGASNIVPVLFSAAGRQVSTSPGIAIATVTSLGYAGMLAGPAVIGFVAHASSLSIALAGVAALLVAVSLCASIVRR, encoded by the coding sequence ATGAATCCCGTCCGCGCCACCCGGCTCATCTTTCTTCTTTCCGGCATCGGCATGGCCAGTTGGGCCCCGATGGTGCCCTATGCCAAGGAACGCCTTGGCCTGGACGACGCCACGCTCGGTCTCGTCTTGCTCTGCATGGGCTGCGGCGCCACAGCGGCCATGCCCCTCGCGGGGTTCTTCACCCACCGGTTCGGTCACCGCGATGTCATCGGTGTCAGCGGCTTGCTGGTCTGCCTCGCGCTGCCCCTGCTCACCCTTGCGCCGAATGCATGGGGGCTGGGTGCGGCACTCCTGTTCTTCGGTGCATCGCTCGGTGTGGTCGATGTAGCCATGAACGCGCACGCGGTGGATGTCGAGAAACAGCAGGGCCGGCCGATGATGTCGGGCTTCCACGGGCTATTCAGCGTTGGCGGCCTGGCGGGTTCCGCCGGTATGGCGGCGTTGCTCCGGTTCGGATCGCCGCTGACCGGTAGCGCCATCGCGGTCTCGGTGCTGCTGCTGCTGATCGTCGGCACCCAGTGGCGACACTTCCTCGTGCGTCACGACGACGGCTCGGGCGAGGCGCGTGCGCGGTTCCGTATGCCGGGCGGGGCGGTGTTCCTGCTGGGTTTCCTGTGCATGGTCGTCTTCCTGGCCGAGGGCGCCATGCTCGACTGGAGTGCCGTGTTCCTGCGCTTCTCGCGCGGTTTCGATCCCGCCACGGCCGGCCTGGGCTATGCGGCGTTTTCCGTGGCGATGGCCGTGGGCCGCCTGCTCGGCGACCGCATCACGGCATCGCTGGGCGCCACGACCATCGTGCGGGTCGGCAGCCTGGTCGCCGCCGCCGGTTTCTTCCTCGCCACGCTGCTGCCGTGGGGCCCGATGGCACTGCTCGGTTTCGTGCTGGTGGGCATCGGTGCGTCCAACATCGTGCCCGTGCTGTTCAGCGCGGCGGGACGCCAGGTGAGCACCTCACCCGGTATCGCCATCGCTACCGTCACCTCACTGGGCTACGCGGGCATGCTCGCGGGGCCGGCCGTCATCGGTTTCGTCGCCCACGCCAGCAGCCTGTCCATCGCCCTGGCGGGCGTGGCCGCCCTGCTTGTCGCGGTATCCCTTTGCGCATCCATCGTTCGCCGCTGA
- a CDS encoding error-prone DNA polymerase, whose amino-acid sequence MLPFTLPPPANEGEVDLPAYAELHALSDFSFQRGASSARELFERARDIGYTALAITDECSLSGIVRALEASLEVDLPMIVGSEFRLADGTTLVLLVENQDGYTELCRLITLGRRRAPKGRYELHRADLENLAHGLCLLWATGPLAAHDAATHDDRAAWVATHFRDRAWLAVELHRGQHDAAELAAWRHLAERHGLPCVAAGDVHMHLRGRRALQDVMTAIRLNRSVAEAGHHLFPNGERHLRRREALARIYPRDMLEQSLVVAARCTGFDLRKIQYVYPRELVPEGTDPAAYLRRLTYEGAARRWPGGMKPDLVTRIEKELDLIAKCRYEAFFLTVQDIVRFARSQQILCQGRGSAANSVVCFCLHITEVNPDQITTLFERFISLERDEPPDIDVDFEHERREEVLQYVFEKYGRERAALAATVISYRPKSAARDVGRALGLSEDQLDQLSRAYSHAHGEVPIIQRLQERGFDIASRTIRQLIVLVHELNGMPRHLSQHVGGFVISDTPLHHLVPVENAAMDNRTIIQWDKDDLETMKLLKVDCLALGMLTCMRKAIDLLRARGGPDYRCMADIPMKDPETYAMIQAADTVGVFQIESRAQMSMLPRLKPAIYYDLVIQVAIVRPGPIQGGMVHPYLQRRQLPPDQIVYEPGVKDVLERTLGVPIFQEQVMKLLQVVAGFTESESDDLRRSMAAWKRRGGLQKFEPKIRANMEARGYTPEFTQQIIDQIQGFGSYGFPESHAAGFALIAYASSYMKCHHPEIFCCALLNSQPMGFYAPAQLVADLRRHGAEVRPPDVTASQWDCTLEATRTPHPALRLGLRLIGGLSADLGARIVQARDSAPFRDLADLAHRARLSRFERERLADAGALRVLSGHRHRARWESSGIERSLPLLEAVAEQATPLRPPSMAENVFADYATTGLSLAGHPLLLIRKILQSRRVRRARDMEDTRSGTWLRHAGLVTMRQRPQTASGITFVALEDETGQVNVIVRPAVAEACRQALLEAVLLAVDGRWQSIEGVRHLVASRLHDYSDLLPELGAVSRDFH is encoded by the coding sequence GTGCTGCCCTTTACCCTGCCGCCGCCCGCAAACGAGGGCGAAGTCGACCTTCCCGCCTATGCCGAGCTGCATGCTCTGAGCGACTTCAGTTTCCAACGCGGCGCCTCCAGCGCGCGTGAGCTGTTCGAGCGCGCCAGGGACATCGGCTATACCGCCCTGGCGATCACCGACGAGTGTTCGCTTTCCGGCATCGTCCGGGCACTGGAAGCCTCGCTGGAGGTCGACCTGCCAATGATCGTCGGCAGTGAGTTCCGTCTGGCGGACGGCACCACGCTCGTGCTGCTGGTAGAAAACCAGGACGGCTATACCGAATTATGCCGATTGATCACGCTGGGCCGACGGCGCGCCCCGAAAGGACGCTACGAGCTGCACCGTGCCGACCTGGAAAACCTCGCCCATGGCCTCTGCCTGCTGTGGGCAACGGGCCCGTTGGCGGCCCACGATGCCGCCACCCATGACGACCGCGCAGCGTGGGTGGCCACGCATTTCCGCGATCGCGCCTGGCTGGCCGTGGAACTGCACCGCGGCCAGCACGATGCGGCCGAACTGGCGGCGTGGCGTCACCTGGCGGAACGGCATGGGCTGCCATGCGTCGCCGCCGGCGACGTGCACATGCACCTGCGCGGGCGTCGCGCCTTGCAGGATGTGATGACGGCGATCCGCCTCAACCGCAGCGTGGCCGAGGCCGGCCACCACCTCTTTCCCAACGGCGAACGCCACCTGCGTCGGCGTGAGGCACTCGCGCGCATCTATCCCCGCGACATGCTGGAGCAAAGCCTCGTGGTGGCCGCCCGCTGCACCGGTTTCGACCTCCGCAAGATCCAGTACGTCTACCCGCGCGAACTGGTGCCCGAAGGCACCGATCCTGCCGCTTACCTACGCCGCCTCACCTACGAGGGCGCGGCGCGGCGATGGCCCGGGGGCATGAAACCCGACCTCGTCACACGCATCGAAAAAGAACTGGACCTCATCGCCAAGTGCCGTTACGAGGCATTTTTCCTCACGGTGCAGGACATCGTCAGGTTCGCCCGCTCGCAGCAGATCCTTTGCCAGGGCCGCGGCTCCGCTGCCAATTCGGTGGTCTGTTTCTGCCTGCACATCACCGAGGTCAACCCGGACCAGATCACCACGCTGTTCGAACGGTTCATCTCGCTGGAACGTGACGAGCCACCGGACATCGACGTCGACTTCGAGCACGAGCGCCGCGAGGAAGTCCTGCAGTACGTCTTCGAGAAATACGGCCGCGAACGGGCCGCGCTGGCGGCTACGGTCATCAGTTACCGGCCCAAGAGTGCCGCCCGCGATGTCGGGCGTGCGCTGGGGTTGTCCGAAGACCAGCTCGACCAGCTCAGCCGTGCTTATTCGCACGCGCATGGCGAGGTGCCGATCATCCAGCGCCTGCAGGAGCGAGGTTTCGACATCGCCAGTCGCACCATCCGGCAGCTGATCGTGCTGGTGCACGAACTCAACGGCATGCCTCGCCACCTGTCCCAGCACGTAGGCGGTTTCGTCATCTCGGATACGCCGTTGCATCATCTGGTGCCCGTCGAGAACGCGGCGATGGATAACCGCACCATCATCCAGTGGGACAAGGACGACCTGGAAACGATGAAACTGCTCAAGGTGGATTGCCTGGCGCTGGGCATGCTGACCTGCATGCGCAAGGCGATCGACCTGCTGCGTGCCCGTGGCGGCCCGGACTACCGATGCATGGCCGACATCCCCATGAAGGACCCGGAAACCTACGCGATGATCCAGGCCGCCGATACCGTGGGTGTGTTCCAGATCGAATCGCGTGCGCAGATGTCGATGCTGCCGCGCCTGAAACCGGCCATCTACTACGACCTGGTGATTCAGGTGGCGATCGTGCGGCCCGGTCCGATCCAGGGCGGCATGGTTCACCCCTACCTGCAACGACGCCAGCTGCCGCCGGACCAGATCGTTTACGAACCGGGCGTCAAGGACGTCCTGGAACGCACCCTGGGCGTGCCGATCTTCCAGGAGCAGGTGATGAAGCTGCTGCAGGTGGTCGCGGGTTTCACCGAAAGCGAGTCGGACGACCTGCGCCGGTCGATGGCCGCATGGAAGCGCCGTGGCGGGTTGCAGAAATTCGAGCCGAAGATCCGCGCCAACATGGAGGCGAGGGGTTACACCCCCGAGTTCACCCAGCAGATCATCGACCAGATCCAGGGTTTCGGCAGCTACGGCTTTCCCGAATCGCACGCGGCCGGCTTTGCGTTGATCGCCTATGCCTCGTCGTACATGAAATGCCACCATCCGGAAATCTTCTGCTGCGCCTTGCTCAACAGCCAGCCGATGGGCTTCTACGCGCCGGCGCAGCTCGTCGCCGACCTGCGTCGGCACGGTGCCGAGGTGCGCCCACCCGATGTCACCGCCAGCCAATGGGATTGCACGCTGGAAGCGACCCGGACCCCACACCCTGCCTTGCGCCTGGGTCTACGCCTGATCGGCGGCCTATCGGCCGACCTCGGCGCACGCATCGTGCAGGCACGCGACAGCGCGCCCTTTCGCGATCTTGCCGACCTCGCCCACCGTGCACGCCTTAGCCGTTTCGAGCGCGAACGCCTGGCGGATGCCGGTGCCCTGCGCGTGCTCAGCGGCCATCGTCATCGCGCCCGCTGGGAGAGCTCCGGCATCGAACGCAGCCTGCCGCTACTGGAGGCCGTGGCGGAACAAGCTACGCCACTGCGCCCACCCAGCATGGCCGAAAACGTCTTTGCCGATTACGCCACCACCGGCCTGTCGCTGGCGGGCCATCCCCTGCTGCTGATTCGCAAGATATTGCAGTCGCGCCGTGTCCGTCGTGCACGGGACATGGAAGACACACGCAGCGGCACGTGGTTGCGTCATGCCGGCCTGGTCACGATGCGCCAGCGTCCCCAGACCGCCAGCGGGATCACCTTCGTCGCCCTGGAGGACGAAACGGGCCAGGTCAACGTCATCGTGCGACCCGCG